The DNA sequence ACCCAGTGGATAGGCGATTGACATTTCCTACCATACAACATCTCGTAAGGTGCCAtaccaatggtactctgataagtATTATTATATGAAAATTCAATCAAGGGTAGGAACTTGCTCCAAGATCCTTCAAAATCTATTACACATGCTCGCAACATgtcttccaatatctgaatgGTTCTCTCAGACtaaccatcagtctgagggtgaaaagctgtactgaatctCAACTTGGTTCCCATAGCTTTTTGTAAACTCTCCCCGAACTTGGAAGTAAATTTGGGATCACGATCTGAAATAATTGACTTTGGGGTTCCATggagtctcactatttccttaATGTACAATTCAGAATACTGTTCCACAGTACAAGTCACTCGCACAGGTAAAAGTGCGCTGACTTGGTGAATCAATCCACTATCACCCATATGGAATCATATAACCCAGTAGTCCTAGGCAACCCCACTACGAAGTCCATAGttatgtcttcccatttccattcatgTATTCTTAAGGGCTGAAGTAAACCTGCCGAcctttgatgttcagccttaacctGGTGACAGGTTAAACACTTTGAAACGTATTCAACAATATCACTCTTCATTCCTGACCACCAATATATTGCCTTGGTGTCATGATACATCTTTGTTGTCCCCGGGTGTAGGGAATAGGGAGTAGTATGGAACTCATCAAGGATTTCTCTTCTGATCTGATCCTATGTCGGAATACAAATTCTACCCTTATATCTTAGTAGTCCACTTGGAGTCACAATGAAATCTTTTGTAGCACCAATCTCAACTTTCTTTTTGAGTTCCATCAATTCAAGATCATTTTGTTAGCCAATCTTTATTCTTTCTAGTAAATCAGACTGCAATGTAATATTTGCCAACTTCCCGACTACAAACTCAATGTCAGCCTTGGCCATATTCTCAGCCAATCTTGGAGAGATTTCCTTCAACTCATAAACCTGCCCTGGGCCTTTTCGGCTAAGTGCATCTGCCACTACGTTTGCTTTGCCGGGATGGTAgaggatttcacagtcataatcCTCGACTAACTCTAGCCATCGTTGTTGTCTCATATtcagatatttttttagtgaaaaagtatttcaaacttttatggtcggtgtaaatctcacacttttcaccataTAAATAGTGACGCCAAACCTTCAGGACAAAAACCACAGCTGCcagttctaaatcatgagtgGGTTAACGCTGTTCAAAAGCCTTCAACTTCCTAGGGGCATAGGCAATGACCTTCCCTGATTGCATTAACACACAACCCAAACCTTGTCTTGAGGCATCACAGtatatcacaaacttttcatcactgACTGGCAGGCTTAGAACTGGTGCAGTAATCAATATCTTCTTTAATTCTTGAAAGCTATTCTCGCATTTTATCAGTCCACATAAATTTATAACTCTTTCGGGTCAGCTCGGTCAAAGGAGTACTAATCTTGGCAAAACCTTCTACAAATATCATATAGTACCCAGCCAACCCtaagaaacttctaacttcagttgtTGTCTTAGGTCGTGGCCAATCTCGAACAGCTTCAATCTTCACTGGATCTACCAAAATCCCATCCTTATTTACCACGTGTCCTAAGAAACTCACTtgggacaaccagaattcacacttcttAAACtttgcataaagcttgtgttctcggAGACGATGTAATACCATACGAAGGTGCTATTCATGAGCTTCTTCCGATTCAGAATAGACTAGaatgtcatcaataaacacaatcacaaagTTATCGAGAAAGTCCTTAAATACCTGATtcattaagtccataaatgttgCTGGTGCATTAGTCAAGCCGAAGGACATCACtaaaaactcatagtgcccatatcgaGTACGAAAAGAAGTTTTAGGAATATCCTCTGCCCGAATCCTCAACTTGTGATAACCAAATCGAAAGTCAATCTTGGAGAAGATGGTCTTTCCCTGTaactgatcaaacaaatcatctaTCCTTGGCAAAGGATATTTGTTCTTTATTGTCAACTTGTTCAATTCATGATAATCAATGCACATACGTAACgacccatccttcttcttgacaaacaaaACTAGTGCACCCCAAGGAGAGGTACTCGGCCTCGTGAATCGTAGATCAAGTAGGTTCTGTAATTGGACTTACAATTCTTTCAATTTTGCCGGTGCCATTCTACATGGAGCCTTAGAAACTGGCTCAGCCCCAGGTACTAATTCAATTTCGAAGTCAATCTCTCTCTTTGGTGGTAATCCCAGTAACTCTTCCGGGAATACATCTGGAAATTCACATACTACTCGAACCTTTTCCGGTCCCTCTAGTGTATCTTTTGTGGTATCCAACACACTAGCCGGGTATCCCATACATCCTTCTCGTAATAATTCCCTGGTCCTAAGTGCCGATATCAAtggaatccgagatccctgcACCTTTCCCATAAAAATAAATGGGATCTCACCCTCTGGTTCAAAAGTCACCATCTTTATCTTAAAATCTATAGTAGCATTGTACTTAGTCAAccaatccattcccaggattgcaTCAAAATCTTCTAAGTCTAATTCAATCAGATCCACTGACAATTCTATCCCTTCTACTAACACTGGGAGAGACCTTATCCACCTCCTGGAGATTACCACTTCTCTAGTAGGTAACAAGGTACAAAATCCACTAGACATGATATCACATGGCCTACTCAATTTCTCAATGATTCTACTAGAAATATATGAATGtgtggcaccagaatcaatcaaaatagtAAACATAATACCACCAATAGATATCTCACCTGTAACAGTCGAAAGGCCAACTTCAGCATCTGCTTGGGTCAAAGCAAACACCCTAGCAGGAACCATAGGACTCTCTTTCTTAGCTTCGGGATTCTGTAGCTGTGGACAGTTGTTCTTACATTGGTAGCAAACTCTAGACCGACATTCACCCAAGTGATGTCTCTTGTAACGCTGCCAAAACCGGTGGTCCATCTGGTTTTCTTTTTCAGTCATTGGGGCTAAAGCTTTTACTCACTCCAATACTAGATGAGGTTTTCCACACGTCCTTCCTCTGAGTACTCTTTTTACAAATCAGGCTTTCAGCCCCCTCAACAGTGAGAGCTAAGTCCACAATTTGAGGATAAGTCTTCACGACCCTTGATTGTTTGGCTGCCATAATCACATCTCTAGCAATATACTCTTCAAGACCTCTGATGAACTTATCTTTCTTGCAGCATCACTGGCCACTTCATCAAAAGCAAACTTGGCCAGCCTGTCAAACTTGGTAGCATATTCAGTCACAGTCATGCTACCCTGAACTAATCGTGCGAACTCTTCAGCTTGAGCGGCATGAATGGATTCATTATAATATTTCTCATAAAACAGTGCCCTGAATGCATTCCAAGTCATAGTATTCAAATTATGACCTTGGGAAATAATCTCCCACCATATCCGGGCATCATCCCATAACATATAAATGGTACATCGtacccggtcattatcttctACCCGCATGAAATCAAAGATAGAAGCAATCATAGTCATCCTCTGTTCTACTTTCAATGGGTCTGGGCCACCCTCAAACACAGATGTGTTTTGTTTCCTGAACCGCTCATAAATTGGTTCCATACGATCCCCCATATTCGGTGGCACTACCTGAGGTGCCAATATAGGTGCAAGACGAGCCTGTTGCTCTCTCAGGTCTCAAATCTGCTCCCCTTGTTGCCTAATCATCTCTTGCATGGCAACAAACAGTTGTTCTCAGTTATGAGGGGGTGGAGGATGCTCTTCCCCACCACCTACCCCGAGTTCCAGCTCGCGGTTTAAATGGCCAGATCGGTGCTGCATGATCCAATATCCTATAACCCGAAACCTTCAACCATTTAGAATTCAAACAATATCAACATCAATATGCATACGATATTCACACACTACTTCTTCCCATCATACACTATAATTCTCTAAACAAGTAAGGCAATAGCAAATAACATAAACACTTACTATACCATGAGTTGACCTATCTTCGcagcaaatgtacatattcAACGAGTCTTTAGGACCTTTAAAACCAtggttgctctgataccaagttgtaacgccctaatctataggaacGCCacatgtgtgattttataaaactagtttaatactaatatattaattaattattaaaaactattaggataataaaaaaaattgactaaaataaaatactaaaaacggacattataacggaAGTAAAAAGGAGTTTCTGgggatccctgttataaaagATTTATCTAAAAGACGATATACAACAACAATTCAAAATGCAGCAGACATAgccagtctaaaacaactcctggcaactcaaCACGCAGGTTGGtggggtcaatatgtacattgctggagaagaccgCCATCTCATGGTTGTTCTAACTTTGCCTTGCCCTTATCTGCACcacaaagcacccgtgagtcacatagactcaataagaaaagtaataaagaaGGATACATTAAATAGCTAATTATACATTTCattatcacaaaatgattaaacTATAACATTCAACAGTAGGTAATATAATCAGTCACATGCATAGAAATAGATATGCTCATATATTTgtattgcctaatcaggcaagcccgtgtcataatgcaatatcatatataatattattgcgccacctaatcaggtgagcccgtgccacaacttGACAGTAATATATCACATCGTCTAATCAGACGATCTCGTACCTACGCTCGATACTCATCATATGCCACTGACGCTCGTACCTTTGCCTGGTACGTCACCAGAtatattgcatcacctaatcaggtgagcccatatatcgTGTCCATAGTATCGTTACATTATCATTGCCTAATCAGACAATCGATAATTTCAGAACCTGTCATGCCATGTGGtacattatacttttcttacctcaagtttcGAATCAGGTATGTTGGCAGACCTGCTTAGAGAACGATCGATAATCTCGGGCCCTTAAGCTTCCCCGCTTTGAGAATtcgctatcctgctactaccagagcttagattGCTAATTTTCggattgaaaatcaaagaaaatggaTATAGGAGGAGAAGGTTTTGTAGAAGGGGGAGGAACAAGGGTTCGTTCGATTCTGTTCTCTATTCGAATGTTTTATTATCTTAttattaagttatatatataacttaacataacttgttttttttaaaatgaaagttATCATTTTATTAAACGAGTAATTTAGTTACCAAACTAAAATAACCAGAACAGTGTCTAAGTTAAAGAGGCGATCAGGGTAGGATATAGAGGCTCTCGCAAAGGAGTAAGCCACTACATTTGCCGATCGTtttacaaaatgaaaagaaattaTGCAAAGTACATAACAAGGTTTTACAATCACTTATAACTTTCCAAAACATAGAAAGCATAACCGTAGTGCTTCAAATAGCTTGAACCACCGAGAGGCAGTCCGTTTCCAATGTCACATGAAGCCACGCATGGTCTTTAATCCAAGTCAAGGCCTCCCGAACTCCAATAGCTTTGGCCACAACAGGAGACACCGAGCCATTAAACAGTTTAGTACCGCCTTCCACCAATAAACCACTAGAGTCTCTAGCCACAAACCCAACACCATAATTAGAGGTTTCGGTAAACACAACCGCATCAACATTGACCTTAATTCTATTAACATTTGGAGCAATCCATTGCTTAGCTCCATCCCATGGAACGTATCCAGTGAATGACAACTCATTATTAGAACTTTGAGCAGCACGCCATTGATTAAGGTAGTTTGTTGCAGATTCCACTCCCACAATTTTATATTGCCACACTTTATCATTCCTTGCGTTCCACACTGCCCAACACGGCGCCACCAAAAGCCCGACTTTATCCTTGTCCAACACCAAAAATTGTTCCATACACCAGCCAAGAAAAGTGGTTTCTTGCTGCAATGTTGTACCTATGCCCACCCGATCCCGAACCTCCGCAGCAATAGGACAAGACAACAAACAGTGCGCAATGGTTTCTGCATTTAACTGGCAGACCAGACAAATGACACTCACATTCACCCTTTTCGACTGCAACTGCACTAAAGTTGGGAGACAATTCTTCGCAGCCCGCCACAACAGGTTCTTCATCTTTGGAGGAATTTTTAATTGCCATAATTTCCTCCAAAATCCGTCCTCAGCCGAAACATAAATATCAAACTCTCCATTGAGCTGCTGCAATAGCTTGTAAGCACTCTTAACAGTGTACAAACCGGACAGCTCCAAACTCCAACAGAGAGCATCATTCAAAGGCCTTGAGTGAACAGCAACGGATCGCACCAACTCTCTATCACGAGGCACAACAAATCATCAACGATTTCTTCTTCCCAGCCAGAACCATCCACTTTCAACAAATTGCACACTTTAGCATGAGTGAGACTTGGATGAGTAGAAATTATCATAGGATTTTCATCATCCGGAAGCCATGGCTCACCTAAAATGGATATATTTGTACCATCTCCCACAACCCATCGAGAACCCCTTTTCACTAAGAATTGAGCTTCCAAAATACTTCTCCACACAAAGCATGGATTGGAACCAATAATAACATTTAAGAATGACCCATGGGGGAAGTATCTAGCTTTAAACACACGAGCCACAAGAGAGTCAGGATTAATCAAAAGACgcctgtaacgccctgtccaacagggacgccacgtgtgtgcactttatttaaaataccaataattatataagatgtaattatactaaaagtgtgggtaattaaaattttgatagttaaaactcaacctttaaagtgtttaacaaaagataagtaacgtgatttatggggtccccctgttttcaaaatatttacaaactggtttcaaagtattttacaacataagctttatattttccaaaatacaatcaaaatagagcatcctgtaaactgggctgcctgcggctggtatgtacattgctgttgtgaccataactcatggttgttcgactttagcttttcctttacctgcaccataaagcaccagtgagtcacagagactcagcaagaaagtgactaaaacaataattgaaagaaaataattatcaacttattctcatgctattatgattactcactattcgataataataagtatttccttaaacatcatacattcctggtacttaataaagtaccacttttaccactcgttacatacgagctgaatatgtcactatcgttgcccgataacgcaaacgataagtaagaaacctaaccgcggtttcaagagtaattactcataacggtaataaccgtttccaaccctaggtaataacctaggcttaataagctttagccaacatcataataataattaaggtcacctccattcattcatcgatttttaaccacatacggtgcttaccacttttcttaccttaattcagaagtcaagaatatggccgacctgggtggaaaaacaagctaggcaatcccggtcctatgtcacgacaattgaaacacaataaataccttaacataatattccggattaaaaccctaattctaaaccgattagacttagccttcaccatcaatataataattcaaataactcaaaattactcaaaggcaggtactaggttcaaccccgagctaaacacggaTCAGAAAAAAACCCGAGAATTTTTCCCCTgctgtaaccggtcgaccggttctgatatAGCGAACCAACCGTCGACCGTTCTGCAACAGAAAAAACTCTGGTTTTTCTcctccagctcgaaccaaaaccatttcatacctaatttgaatttccagaacagttcaatataccaaatacaatacattcaacacatcatttaatcacaactcaccatttaactcaaaatcaacatctcaCTTGGTAAATTGCATAAAAACATCACTTTCAACCATCAATTTAATTGGACAGCCCTCAATCTCACTCAAtcttcattcaaacaagtttcaaatcaccctaagaacctaccctaaCTACGGTTATACCCCAGCTCTGAATTACATGAAAACCCTCACCAAAACCTAAACTAAACTCATAAAAATCAACCAAGAAAAGAGTAGAAACcatacctccacttagctagcttctagggttaGGATTTGCTCAAGGAATTGAAGAGAATAAATGAGTTTTCCCTTGGTTTTCAACAGCTTCAAAAATCGGCAGAaggagaagagaagaaaagcttggagctttgtattttttttttgaaaaaaaagagtGCTTTCTTGGCTTGGAAGGAAGCTTTAAATAAaggttctctttttcttttttttttttaaaaataggcagcttaaaataaaatgaaagaaaagtcaaaataaAAGATTCCATTGGATTTGCTAATCTACCCCTCtcacataaattttttaaaaaaaccctaggggcattttggtaattttactaattccccattccgacattctaataaaattctaacttaatccgggatattctcaaaataattctttcatttaatgtcgtgacattgctaaccacatagctagaatttcacaattaccgggcccaaaataacgcattttcattaaataatttcccaacaatttacctaagtaagatcataatcctacttcattttccaagtaattacatatttaataaaatatgtccatttaaatattatttattttctgggatattacaactatcccccacttatagaaatttcgtcctcgaaatttacctgaaaagttcgggatacaactcccgcatctgcgactctaattcccaagtcgcttcttcaactttgctgttccgccacaacactttgactagtgaaatagtcttgtttcgcaacaccttttctttcctgtctaagatctgtactggttgttcttcatatgacaggtcggtttgaagctcaatgtcttcataacttaagatatgagttgtatcagatacatatttccgaagcatcgagacatgaaacacgttatgaaccccagataaagcaggaggtagagccaaccgataagctacctgacctactttctcaagaatctcaaatggaccaataaatctgggactcaactttcctttcttcccgaaccttcgaattcccttcattggggacacccgaagaaaaacaaaatccccaacttggaattcaacatctctacgctttggatccgcgtagcttttctgtctactttgggaagcaagcatacgagctcgaatcttttcaatagcctcgctcgttctttggacagcttcaggtccaagatacctacgttcaccagcctcatcccagtgaataggtgatcgacatttccttccataaagcatctcatacggagccatgccaatggtactctgataactattgttataagaaaactcaatcagaggtaggtacttgttccaagaactttcaaagtccattatacatgccctcaacatatcctcaagtatctggatagttctttcagactgaccatcagtttgaggatgaaaagctgtactgaatttcaacttagtacccattgcttgctgtaaactttcccagaatttggatgtaaattttggatctcgatctgaaactatcgactttggggcaccatgaagtcgaactatctctttaatatacaaatcagcatattgatccactgtatacgttgtcctcaccgggagaaagtgagcagacttcgtatatcgatccactatcacccaaatagaatcataataccctactgttctgggcaatcccaccacaaaatccatggtgatgtcctcccatttccattcaggaatctttagaggttgaagcaaacctgccggcctttgatgttctgctttaatttgttgacaggttaagcattttgacacatattcaacaatatccttcttcatacccggccaccagtataaagctttcacatcatgatacatcttggttgttcccgggtgtaaggagtacggtgtagtatgagattcatcaagaatctcttgtctgatttctttatcaaccggtacacagattctgtttttgtatcgcaacaacccatcagataagcacgaaaagtctcttgccaatccagcctctaacttctccttatgtccctgtagctcaaggtcaccttgttgggctactctaattctttccaacagattagattgtatggtgatattagcaagttttccaattacaaattcaattcccgctctcgtcatgtcctcagccaacttggctgaaatttcctttagttcacaaacttgccctggtcctttccgacttagagcatccgctaccacatttgctttaccagggtggtagagaatctcgcagtcataatctttgaccagctctaaccatcgtcgttgcctcatatttaaatccttctgagtgaaaaagtacttgaggcttttgtgatctgtataaatttcacacttttcaccatacagatagtgacgccaaacttttaatgcaaagacaaccgctgctaattcaatatcatgggtaggatatcgttgttcatactccttcaattgcctggatgcataagcaatcactttccctgactgcataagaacaccacctaacccttgtttggacgcatcacaataaatcacgaATTTTTCGTcaccttttggtaaggttagcacaggagcggtaatcaacctttgcttcaattcctggaaactaccttcacacttgtcagtccaaacaaacttacaattctttcgggtcaactcagttaaaggcgtagaaatctttgcaaatccctcaacaaaccttcggtaataccctgctagccccaggaaacttctaacctCAGTTGCTGAtttaggtcgaggccagtcacgcactgcttcaatcttcactggatccactaaaataccatctttactcaccacatgccccaagaaactcacctgaggtaaccagaattcacacttcttaaatttggcatacaacttatgctccctgagacgttgtaataccattcgaagatgtctttcgtgagtctcttccgagtctgaataaattagaatatcatcgataaagacaatgacaaaatcatccagaaaatctttgaacactcggttcatcaagtccataaatgctgccggggcatttgttaatccgaaggacattaccaggaattcataatgaccataccgggtccgaaaagctgtcttgggaatatcctcctcccgaatcctcagttggtgataaccagatcgaagatcaattttagaaaagacagttttaccctgcaactgatcaaataaatcatctattcttggcaaagggtacttgttcttcactgttaatttgtttaactcccgataatctatacacattcgtaatgttccatctttctttttcacaaacaaaactggtgcgccccaaggtgaagtgctaggtctagtaaattttaaatccatcattcCCTGTAactgaacttttaactctttcagctctgcaggtgccatcctatagggagctttcgatacaggctcagctcctggtattaaatcaatcttaaaatcaatttcacgttttggtggcaaccctggtaactcttctggaaacacatccagaaattctcgaaccactgggacatgctccggtcccgctagtggttccctggaaatatctataacacttgccaagaaaccaatgcacccctcacacaacaaatcccttgccttaagggctgaaattaagggaatccgagatccttgcatcttacccacaaatacaaaagggtcctcgccctcaggctgaaaagttaccatcttccttttacaatcaatggtggcgttgtatttagcaagccaatccatccccaaaataacatcaaaatcctccagatttaattctatcagatcaactgataactctcttccttccacaaacactggaagggatcgaacccacctgctggagataaccaactccccagtaggcaacaaggttccaaaacctctagaaagcacatcactaggtttattcagctgctcaattattctacttgaaatataagaatgcgtcgcaccagaatcaattaacacagtcaataaagtaccagcaacagaaagctgacctgtcacagtagaaggaccagcatcagcctcagcttgagtcagggcaaacactcgggcaggagcgggtgtatcatccttcttttgctctaaccgtagcaattgtggacaatttctcttcatgtgacccaccattccacagtggaaacaggccctagcctgacactcgcccaggtgatgctttttacacctcggacattcaggaaaagtccgccagttttcattcccactacgacggaacccttggttaccctggaatcttttgtttgggcctgctgctgatgtttcactaggtcttttcctgcggtcaccaagatcaatacccctacccgaaccagcacctgctgtttgtttccatgaatctcttctggcaatatttttctttcgtatctgagcctctgcaccctcagaaactaaagccaactcaactatctgagcataagttcgggcaacccccggttgtttagaagcaacaa is a window from the Cannabis sativa cultivar Pink pepper isolate KNU-18-1 chromosome 1, ASM2916894v1, whole genome shotgun sequence genome containing:
- the LOC133035301 gene encoding uncharacterized mitochondrial protein AtMg00860-like, encoding MVLHRLREHKLYAKFKKCEFWLSQVSFLGHVVNKDGILVDPVKIEAVRDWPRPKTTTEVRSFLGLAGFQELKKILITAPVLSLPVSDEKFVIYCDASRQGLGCVLMQSGKVIAYAPRKLKAFEQR
- the LOC133035352 gene encoding uncharacterized protein LOC133035352, which produces MTEKENQMDHRFWQRYKRHHLGECRSRVCYQCKNNCPQLQNPEAKKESPMVPARVFALTQADAEVGLSTVTGEISIGGIMFTILIDSGATHSYISSRIIEKLSRPCDIMSSGFCTLLPTREVVISRRWIRSLPVLVEGIELSVDLIELDLEDFDAILGMDWLTKYNATIDFKIKMVTFEPEGEIPFIFMGKVQGSRIPLISALRTRELLREGCMGYPASVLDTTKDTLEGPEKVRVVCEFPDVFPEELLGLPPKREIDFEIELVPGAEPVSKAPCRMAPAKLKEL